Proteins from a single region of Weeksella virosa DSM 16922:
- a CDS encoding Gfo/Idh/MocA family protein: MIKFSILGFGHIGKVHYQAIKETVGAKLVAIIDLVEPILEESTANIDYYTSLEHFLENDTETNVVVIATPNGMHHIHAISCLQAGKNVLIEKPMALDIENAKAILATAEENNKRVFSSMQLRFSPVVQYVKNALDQKALGEIYMVNIQCFWNRNKNYYKLRDWHGSEEMDGGVLFTQFSHFIDIMNFWFDDVKCLSSVQYNFNHQGITEFGDSGKLEFKADSAHGHMVYTTATFNKNFESTITIIAEKGTIKIGDQYLNKLLYADLKHLCCSDKLTTEQKNFHPNAMNEIVEALTENKPSILDGKYALNLVQFITDANEMAANEIIIE; the protein is encoded by the coding sequence ATCGATCTCGTAGAACCGATATTAGAAGAAAGCACAGCCAATATCGATTATTACACTTCTCTAGAACACTTTTTAGAGAACGATACCGAGACCAACGTCGTTGTAATTGCTACTCCCAACGGAATGCATCATATTCATGCAATTAGTTGTTTGCAAGCCGGGAAAAATGTACTAATAGAAAAGCCAATGGCGCTTGATATAGAAAATGCAAAAGCAATTTTAGCCACGGCAGAAGAAAACAATAAACGAGTTTTTTCATCCATGCAATTACGTTTTTCACCCGTTGTACAATATGTGAAAAATGCATTAGATCAGAAAGCTTTGGGTGAAATATATATGGTGAATATCCAATGCTTCTGGAATCGAAATAAAAACTATTATAAACTACGAGATTGGCACGGAAGTGAAGAGATGGACGGAGGCGTATTGTTTACACAATTTTCGCATTTTATAGATATCATGAATTTTTGGTTCGACGATGTAAAATGCCTAAGCTCTGTGCAATATAACTTTAATCATCAGGGAATTACAGAATTTGGTGATAGTGGTAAGCTAGAATTTAAGGCCGATTCTGCCCATGGTCATATGGTGTACACAACCGCAACTTTTAACAAAAACTTCGAAAGTACGATAACAATTATTGCCGAAAAAGGGACTATAAAGATAGGCGACCAATACCTTAATAAATTATTGTATGCAGATCTCAAACATTTGTGTTGTTCGGATAAACTAACTACCGAACAGAAGAATTTTCATCCCAATGCGATGAACGAAATTGTTGAAGCATTGACAGAAAATAAACCTTCTATTTTAGATGGGAAATACGCCCTAAATCTAGTACAGTTTATAACCGATGCAAACGAAATGGCCGCTAACGAAATAATAATAGAATAA
- a CDS encoding acyl-CoA thioesterase yields MKFHTRKWVKPEDLNPNKSLFGGRLLAWIDEEAALYSIIQLENSHVVTKYMSEINFQASAKQGDIIEIGLEVVKFGRTSLVLKCEVRNKMTHQTIITVENITMVNLDANGKPIPHGKTKVEYVVDRLGKSR; encoded by the coding sequence ATGAAATTTCATACAAGAAAATGGGTGAAGCCCGAGGATTTGAATCCGAATAAATCTCTTTTCGGAGGTCGATTATTGGCTTGGATAGATGAAGAGGCTGCTTTGTATTCGATTATACAATTAGAGAATTCACATGTCGTAACCAAATACATGTCAGAAATCAACTTTCAGGCATCGGCTAAACAAGGTGATATTATCGAGATCGGATTAGAAGTGGTTAAGTTCGGGCGAACATCTCTGGTGCTGAAATGTGAGGTGAGAAATAAAATGACACATCAAACCATAATTACAGTAGAGAATATCACGATGGTAAATCTCGATGCTAACGGAAAACCGATTCCGCATGGTAAAACAAAAGTGGAATATGTTGTCGATCGTTTAGGGAAATCTAGATAA
- the nadE gene encoding NAD(+) synthase: MQTAKVVDYLVDWLRTYLENSHQEGYIIGISGGIDSAVTSSLCAMTGYPLLCLEMPIHQEESQVQRASIHIEWLKEKFDIISSLKVDLTTTFDEFRSAVPQDENHPQLALTLANTRARLRMTTLYYFAGLNRYLVAGTGNKIEDFGVGFFTKYGDGGVDVSPIADLLKSQVYEIAAFLGIDESIRIAKPTDGLFGDDRSDEDQLGANYDELEWAMKMHDLAKKADDFTGREKEVFEIYSRLNRINQHKIQPIPIAKIPKELLS, encoded by the coding sequence ATGCAAACTGCTAAAGTAGTCGATTATTTAGTGGATTGGCTCAGAACCTATTTAGAGAATTCTCATCAAGAAGGTTATATAATTGGTATTTCTGGTGGGATAGACTCTGCAGTAACTTCTTCGCTGTGTGCCATGACTGGCTATCCACTTCTCTGCCTAGAAATGCCTATCCATCAAGAAGAGTCGCAAGTTCAACGGGCCAGCATCCATATCGAATGGTTGAAAGAAAAATTTGATATAATTTCTTCTCTCAAGGTAGATCTCACTACTACTTTCGATGAATTTCGTTCTGCGGTTCCACAAGACGAAAATCATCCTCAATTAGCGTTAACCTTAGCCAATACGCGTGCAAGATTACGCATGACTACTTTGTATTATTTTGCTGGTCTAAACAGATATTTGGTAGCAGGAACGGGTAACAAAATAGAAGATTTCGGAGTTGGATTTTTCACAAAATATGGTGATGGCGGTGTAGATGTGAGTCCGATTGCCGATTTACTAAAGTCACAAGTGTACGAAATTGCTGCTTTCCTAGGTATTGATGAGAGCATTAGGATTGCAAAACCTACCGATGGGCTTTTTGGCGATGATCGTTCTGATGAAGATCAACTGGGGGCTAATTATGATGAATTAGAATGGGCAATGAAAATGCATGATTTAGCGAAAAAAGCAGATGATTTTACCGGCAGAGAAAAAGAGGTTTTCGAAATTTATAGTCGACTCAACCGAATCAATCAGCACAAAATTCAACCAATCCCAATTGCAAAAATACCAAAAGAATTGTTGAGCTAG
- the gldB gene encoding gliding motility lipoprotein GldB has protein sequence MGRIVAIGFLCLLLLGCKKNNVNRWNITPDHKVEVVIHDISKNFFNVEIPLSTLKADYPFFFDNSSDSIWEAQRRDPKELSIYHKSLEAFGGLPEFGREINPLFSRYLHYFPQTKAPTVFVYSSGLQGVYEPVIYSEEAQKMFVAMDGFLGEKSPLYDSIKVYSYLRTSMDRGHVRAQIVRAIGENIVPFDPKKQTFLDLMLYEGKKLILADALIPDEADEFKIGYTPQEIEWSIQNEGNIWNFFVEQNFVFKNDKTLYDRFLQVSPFSKFNNEIEQESPGRIGAWIGWQILRKYLRENPSITLPELINDIDSEKIFRQSKYKPSKTEVQSYRTEKKEGVDELYHYAE, from the coding sequence ATGGGACGAATAGTAGCAATTGGTTTTCTATGTTTGCTTCTTTTGGGATGCAAAAAAAATAATGTTAATCGTTGGAATATCACGCCTGATCATAAAGTTGAGGTAGTGATTCACGATATTAGCAAAAACTTTTTCAATGTTGAAATTCCTTTATCAACGTTAAAAGCAGATTACCCTTTTTTCTTCGATAATTCATCTGACTCTATTTGGGAAGCCCAACGCAGAGACCCAAAAGAGCTCTCGATTTATCACAAAAGTTTAGAAGCTTTTGGAGGTTTGCCAGAATTTGGTCGAGAAATCAATCCCTTATTCTCTCGTTATTTGCATTACTTCCCTCAAACGAAAGCTCCAACTGTTTTTGTATACTCATCAGGGTTGCAGGGTGTTTACGAGCCCGTAATATACAGTGAAGAAGCGCAAAAAATGTTTGTAGCAATGGATGGCTTTTTGGGTGAGAAAAGTCCACTATATGATAGTATAAAAGTATATTCTTATCTCCGCACTTCTATGGATAGAGGACATGTTCGTGCGCAAATTGTTCGTGCAATAGGAGAAAATATTGTACCATTCGATCCGAAAAAACAGACTTTTTTAGATCTAATGCTGTATGAAGGGAAAAAACTAATTTTGGCAGATGCACTGATTCCTGACGAAGCCGATGAATTCAAGATCGGTTATACACCTCAAGAAATTGAGTGGAGTATACAAAATGAAGGAAATATTTGGAATTTTTTTGTAGAACAAAACTTTGTTTTCAAGAATGATAAAACCTTGTATGATCGTTTCCTACAAGTAAGCCCTTTTTCGAAATTCAACAACGAGATAGAGCAAGAATCTCCTGGGAGGATTGGTGCTTGGATTGGCTGGCAGATTTTGAGAAAATACCTCCGCGAAAATCCTTCGATTACACTTCCCGAATTGATCAATGATATAGATAGTGAGAAAATTTTCAGACAATCAAAATACAAGCCTTCTAAAACAGAAGTTCAATCCTATCGAACCGAAAAAAAAGAAGGAGTTGATGAATTATACCATTATGCAGAATAG
- the gldC gene encoding gliding motility protein GldC has translation MKKTNINIEIELDENHIPEQMHWTAKDGGISNEETKAVFLSVWDDKAKEALRIDLWTKDMTQDDMKRFFHQIFISMATSYERATSDQDVSNAIIEFAENYAHLSKIKG, from the coding sequence ATGAAGAAAACAAATATTAATATCGAAATAGAATTAGACGAGAATCACATCCCAGAACAAATGCATTGGACAGCGAAAGATGGAGGTATATCCAATGAAGAAACCAAGGCTGTTTTTTTGTCGGTTTGGGATGATAAAGCAAAAGAAGCTTTGCGTATTGATTTGTGGACAAAAGATATGACACAAGACGATATGAAACGTTTTTTTCACCAGATTTTTATTTCAATGGCAACTTCGTATGAGCGGGCTACTAGCGATCAAGATGTTTCGAACGCTATCATAGAATTTGCAGAAAATTATGCACATTTATCAAAAATAAAGGGATAA
- the tsaB gene encoding tRNA (adenosine(37)-N6)-threonylcarbamoyltransferase complex dimerization subunit type 1 TsaB produces MALLLQIETSTKNCSVALSKDGHTIASIDENSDGYVHGEKLHQFIQWAIEGTPYTLQEIDGVCVSKGPGSYTGLRIGVSAAKGLAFSLGVPLISINSLQVLANAFQGADCDLIIPMIDARRMEVYTAIFSSDAKALTPTEAKIIDEDSFRDLSNKKLLLIGDGAMKTKEILQTLNADFVEAFPTAKAMSKMAAEKFNRQEFEDVAYFEPFYLKDFVAGKKKE; encoded by the coding sequence ATGGCTTTATTATTACAGATAGAAACCTCTACCAAGAACTGCTCGGTTGCCTTATCCAAAGACGGGCATACGATTGCTTCGATCGATGAAAATAGTGACGGATATGTGCATGGCGAAAAATTGCATCAATTTATTCAATGGGCGATAGAAGGAACGCCATATACATTGCAAGAGATAGATGGAGTATGTGTATCGAAAGGGCCCGGTTCTTACACAGGATTACGAATAGGAGTTTCGGCAGCAAAAGGTCTTGCTTTTTCGTTAGGAGTTCCATTGATATCGATAAATTCTTTACAAGTTTTGGCCAATGCATTTCAGGGGGCAGATTGTGATCTTATAATTCCGATGATTGATGCTCGCCGTATGGAGGTTTACACCGCAATCTTTTCTTCAGATGCAAAAGCACTTACTCCTACAGAAGCCAAAATAATCGACGAAGACTCTTTTCGAGATCTATCCAATAAAAAACTTTTGCTAATAGGCGATGGAGCTATGAAAACAAAAGAGATATTACAGACTCTTAATGCAGACTTTGTGGAGGCTTTTCCAACAGCAAAAGCAATGAGTAAAATGGCTGCAGAAAAATTCAATCGTCAAGAGTTTGAAGATGTTGCATATTTTGAACCTTTTTATTTGAAGGATTTCGTAGCAGGTAAAAAGAAAGAATAA
- a CDS encoding DUF423 domain-containing protein, translated as MKQIVLFIAAVYGLSSVILGAFGAHAFKKLLTDEKLASFEVGVKYQMYHALAILAVGLYFQMNSGLEKTIVWSWIAGTFIFSVSIYLLSFADYWGVNLRWLGPITPLGGLFMMIGWATLCWYFLKVKTA; from the coding sequence ATGAAACAAATTGTGTTGTTTATTGCCGCTGTTTATGGTCTGTCTTCGGTGATTTTGGGTGCCTTTGGTGCGCATGCCTTCAAGAAGTTGTTAACAGACGAGAAGCTAGCAAGCTTCGAGGTAGGAGTGAAATATCAAATGTATCACGCCTTAGCAATTTTAGCGGTTGGCCTATATTTCCAGATGAATTCTGGCTTGGAGAAAACAATCGTATGGTCGTGGATAGCCGGTACTTTTATTTTTTCGGTTAGTATTTATTTGCTGTCATTTGCAGATTATTGGGGAGTGAATTTAAGGTGGCTAGGACCGATAACCCCCTTGGGTGGTTTATTTATGATGATTGGTTGGGCAACTTTATGTTGGTATTTTCTGAAAGTAAAAACCGCATAA